The following are encoded in a window of Arthrobacter sp. NicSoilB4 genomic DNA:
- a CDS encoding APC family permease, whose protein sequence is MSSADQTMARPKVPTAVWISWIALALMTTSSVASLRAAPTMAVYGLASVFLYVVPAIVFLLPTSLVSAELASGWKGGIYKWVATGISKPMGFLAVWCQFAMTIFYYPTLLGFVASTLAYVFNPELASNGVWTALVIVVFYWAGVYVSSRGTKGVAGLASGGLIIGTLIPGALLVFLGVMFLGQGNESAAPMTAANFLPEWAGLASLVLIVNNFLSYSGMEMNAVHVSSLKDPAKEYPKSMFLAMGLVLLIFILPALAISWIVPAEELSLTAGVMQAFDAVLASFSLQGLTPILGIMLVAASLGGMLTWLAGPSKGLLLISREEGYLPPFLQKLNKNGIQQNLLVVQGLVTTVIALGYALIPDVSSAYWIFSVITTQVYLIMYLLMFVAAVRLRRNDPDHPRGYRAPMLIGLCGVGFAASLAALLVGFVPPSQFGNGDPIVYFLIVGGGALGLGLLVPFLFYKFRKPSWKLPEQGAQTEVPES, encoded by the coding sequence GTGAGCAGCGCCGATCAGACCATGGCCCGCCCGAAGGTGCCCACGGCCGTTTGGATCTCCTGGATTGCCTTGGCCCTGATGACCACGAGTTCCGTGGCCAGCCTGCGGGCCGCCCCGACCATGGCCGTCTACGGCCTCGCTTCAGTCTTCCTCTATGTGGTTCCCGCGATCGTCTTCCTGCTGCCCACCTCCCTCGTGTCCGCCGAGCTGGCGTCCGGATGGAAGGGCGGTATTTACAAGTGGGTCGCGACGGGCATTTCCAAGCCCATGGGTTTCCTGGCGGTTTGGTGCCAGTTCGCGATGACCATTTTCTACTATCCGACCCTGCTGGGGTTCGTCGCGAGCACGCTCGCCTACGTGTTCAACCCGGAGCTGGCCAGCAACGGCGTCTGGACCGCGTTGGTGATTGTGGTGTTCTATTGGGCGGGCGTGTACGTCTCATCCCGGGGCACGAAGGGTGTAGCGGGCCTGGCCAGCGGTGGCTTGATCATTGGGACCCTGATCCCGGGCGCGCTACTCGTTTTCCTGGGCGTCATGTTCCTCGGCCAGGGCAACGAGTCGGCCGCCCCGATGACCGCGGCCAACTTCCTTCCCGAGTGGGCCGGGCTGGCGAGCCTGGTGCTGATCGTGAACAATTTCCTGTCCTACAGCGGCATGGAGATGAATGCCGTGCACGTGTCCTCGCTGAAGGACCCGGCCAAGGAGTACCCGAAGTCGATGTTCCTGGCCATGGGACTCGTACTCCTGATCTTCATCCTTCCGGCGCTGGCGATCAGCTGGATCGTCCCGGCCGAGGAGCTCTCCCTCACCGCCGGCGTCATGCAGGCCTTCGACGCCGTGCTGGCGTCCTTCAGCCTGCAAGGCCTCACGCCGATACTTGGAATCATGCTGGTCGCCGCCTCCCTCGGCGGCATGCTGACCTGGCTGGCGGGTCCGTCCAAGGGCCTGCTGCTGATCTCGCGTGAGGAAGGTTACCTCCCGCCGTTCCTGCAAAAGCTGAACAAGAACGGCATTCAGCAGAACCTCCTGGTGGTCCAAGGGCTCGTCACCACCGTGATCGCGCTCGGCTACGCGCTGATCCCGGATGTCTCCAGCGCGTACTGGATATTCTCGGTAATCACCACGCAGGTCTACCTGATCATGTACCTGCTGATGTTCGTCGCCGCGGTCCGGCTGCGCCGCAATGACCCGGACCATCCCCGTGGCTACCGGGCGCCTATGCTGATCGGGCTGTGCGGCGTCGGGTTCGCCGCATCCCTGGCCGCGCTGCTCGTCGGGTTCGTCCCGCCGTCGCAATTCGGCAACGGCGATCCGATTGTCTATTTCCTGATCGTCGGCGGCGGCGCACTGGGGCTCGGCCTGCTCGTGCCGTTCCTCTTCTACAAGTTCCGTAAGCCGTCTTGGAAGCTGCCTGAACAAGGGGCGCAGACGGAGGTGCCGGAGTCATGA
- a CDS encoding protein kinase, whose protein sequence is MEDYAWTSDGAPEVPGYDVGRCLGSGGSATVWLVTEQAGGNEFALKCFPAGDGPDRGGAEEAIRREVRILSVLDHEHLVRAHAVVRLRGGRMRRSGDGDADWGEAVGLVMDYAAGGSVGQLVAGRGSLGPGETVTVLTPIAQALAYLHGQGFTHGDVSPGNVLFTAHGKPLLADLGVARMVADSAAVADAGTEGFRDPAPVDAVRAGLQPERDVYSLAALGWYCLTGRAPEAGAQRPPLPLLVPGVPAELAAALESGLHEDRRLRPSAAEMAAAVHRSAVAAPVDLSVSVHPTVIPQLLTRRSLPATARERRVQQLRDIPRQFHKHRSARPLPPGGQPGAGRRSRSASARHSARLGPASDLARPDAARPDAARSGAARPRSARRNPSIRGFRTAAVGLAVLGLLFGVLVAGWGIAGSPAFPAFQGFTVKDVEAAREPAPTVPDPVAPAMDSAAVPPEVRAQLDSPNPEDAVRGLAWLRSLAFSTGDFGLLDQVNVPASTAAEADARISASLTGSGRVLAGFTTLLTQVAATGDRSGPRAVVAVAVGTSAYQERNDAGVVVAETAAAPEQRLRLVLASVEGRWRIQDVLPADADADARTPAADAGTPDAAG, encoded by the coding sequence ATGGAAGATTATGCGTGGACCAGCGACGGGGCGCCCGAGGTGCCCGGGTACGACGTCGGCCGCTGCCTGGGGAGCGGCGGCAGCGCCACTGTGTGGCTGGTGACCGAACAGGCGGGCGGCAACGAGTTCGCGCTGAAGTGTTTCCCCGCCGGCGATGGCCCGGACCGGGGCGGCGCGGAGGAAGCCATCCGGCGCGAGGTGAGGATCCTGTCCGTCCTGGATCATGAGCACCTGGTGCGTGCGCACGCGGTGGTTCGCCTGCGGGGAGGCCGGATGCGTCGTTCGGGCGACGGCGACGCCGACTGGGGCGAGGCAGTCGGGCTCGTCATGGACTACGCGGCGGGCGGCTCAGTGGGGCAACTCGTTGCCGGTCGGGGGAGCCTGGGGCCGGGGGAGACGGTGACGGTGCTGACACCGATCGCCCAGGCCCTCGCATACCTGCATGGCCAGGGCTTCACTCACGGTGACGTCTCACCCGGCAATGTGCTGTTCACCGCGCACGGCAAGCCGCTGCTGGCCGATCTGGGCGTGGCCCGCATGGTGGCCGACTCCGCAGCCGTGGCCGACGCCGGGACCGAGGGCTTCCGCGATCCCGCGCCGGTGGACGCGGTCCGGGCAGGCCTGCAACCGGAGCGTGACGTGTATTCACTCGCGGCGCTCGGCTGGTACTGCCTGACCGGAAGGGCTCCCGAGGCAGGCGCGCAGCGGCCGCCGCTGCCGCTGCTGGTTCCAGGAGTTCCGGCGGAGCTGGCCGCAGCGCTGGAGTCCGGGCTTCATGAGGACCGCAGGCTGCGGCCCTCTGCAGCCGAGATGGCGGCCGCCGTTCATCGCAGCGCAGTGGCAGCTCCCGTGGACCTCTCGGTGTCGGTCCACCCGACGGTCATCCCGCAGCTGCTGACGCGGCGCTCCCTTCCGGCCACGGCGCGGGAGCGGCGGGTCCAACAGCTCAGGGACATTCCGCGGCAATTCCACAAACACCGCTCGGCCCGGCCGCTTCCGCCGGGAGGGCAGCCCGGTGCAGGCAGACGCTCCCGGAGCGCCAGCGCTCGCCACTCTGCCCGCTTGGGCCCAGCCTCCGACCTTGCCCGCCCGGATGCCGCCCGCCCGGATGCCGCCCGCTCCGGTGCCGCCCGTCCTCGCTCCGCCCGCCGGAATCCATCGATCCGCGGATTCCGGACCGCAGCCGTGGGCCTGGCCGTCCTTGGTCTCCTCTTCGGTGTCCTCGTTGCCGGGTGGGGAATCGCCGGATCCCCGGCATTCCCGGCGTTCCAGGGCTTCACCGTCAAGGATGTTGAGGCTGCCAGGGAGCCCGCGCCGACCGTCCCGGACCCGGTGGCGCCTGCCATGGATTCGGCAGCCGTTCCGCCCGAGGTGCGGGCCCAGCTTGACTCGCCAAACCCCGAGGACGCGGTCCGCGGGCTGGCGTGGCTCCGCTCCCTGGCTTTCAGCACGGGGGACTTCGGGCTGCTGGATCAGGTCAACGTTCCGGCATCGACCGCGGCTGAGGCGGACGCCCGGATCAGCGCCAGCTTGACGGGGTCCGGACGGGTGCTGGCCGGATTCACCACGCTGCTGACCCAGGTGGCGGCCACGGGGGACCGCAGCGGTCCCCGGGCCGTGGTGGCCGTCGCCGTCGGCACGTCCGCTTACCAGGAGCGGAACGACGCCGGGGTGGTTGTGGCCGAGACCGCTGCCGCGCCGGAACAGCGGCTGCGGCTGGTGCTCGCATCGGTCGAGGGCCGCTGGCGGATCCAGGATGTCCTTCCCGCCGACGCCGACGCCGACGCCAGAACGCCAGCCGCCGATGCCGGAACCCCCGATGCGGCCGGCTGA
- a CDS encoding dipeptidase, whose amino-acid sequence MDLRSRIADLMRPAQGELAEFVAIRSVADPRQFPPEECAKAAQWVLDKFAALGFSDAHLARTPDGSDAVVGSRPGPEPDAPTVLLYAHYDVQPPLDDSAWRTPPFELTEVDGRWYGRGAADCKGNILAHLLALRALGNDVPVNLKLVVEGSEEQGTGGLEAFVASHRDLLRADTILVCDTGNAAVGHPAATVTLRGMVNVVVTVEAMASELHSGMFGGAAPDALAALISMLATLRDRQGNTTITGLDTTQTWAGAPYPPEQFRADAGVLEGVSLLGDGTVSDMLWARPAVTVLGIDCPPVTGSSASIVPRTSARLNLRVPPGMAAADAHTALAEQLRAAAPWGVHVTVDLEAIGSPFRAAVGGPAFEALAAAMLEAYGRPMTTLGQGGSIPLCNVFAETYPDAEIILMGVEEPLALIHAPNESVDPNEIQAMALSLALFLKGYAA is encoded by the coding sequence GTGGACTTGCGCTCCCGCATTGCCGATCTGATGCGTCCGGCGCAGGGAGAGCTCGCCGAATTTGTGGCCATCCGGTCGGTGGCGGACCCGCGGCAGTTTCCCCCGGAGGAGTGCGCCAAAGCTGCGCAGTGGGTGCTAGACAAATTCGCTGCGCTTGGATTTTCCGACGCCCACCTCGCGCGGACCCCCGACGGCTCCGACGCGGTAGTCGGTTCGAGGCCGGGACCCGAGCCGGACGCGCCCACCGTGCTCCTCTATGCGCACTACGACGTGCAGCCACCCCTCGATGATTCGGCATGGCGGACCCCGCCCTTCGAACTCACTGAAGTGGACGGCCGCTGGTACGGCCGGGGCGCGGCCGACTGCAAGGGCAACATCCTTGCGCATCTGCTCGCACTCAGAGCGCTCGGCAACGACGTGCCGGTGAACCTGAAGCTGGTGGTCGAGGGGTCGGAGGAACAGGGCACGGGGGGGCTTGAGGCGTTCGTCGCGAGCCACCGTGACCTGCTCCGGGCGGACACCATCCTGGTCTGCGACACCGGCAACGCCGCAGTGGGACACCCCGCGGCGACCGTGACCTTGCGCGGCATGGTCAACGTCGTGGTGACCGTGGAAGCGATGGCATCCGAACTCCATTCCGGCATGTTTGGCGGTGCAGCCCCCGACGCGCTGGCAGCGCTGATCTCGATGCTGGCAACACTGCGCGACAGACAAGGCAACACCACGATCACGGGCCTGGACACCACCCAGACGTGGGCCGGCGCGCCCTATCCGCCCGAGCAGTTCCGCGCCGACGCCGGTGTGCTCGAGGGCGTCTCATTGCTGGGGGACGGCACTGTGTCCGACATGCTCTGGGCGCGGCCCGCCGTCACCGTGCTCGGCATTGACTGCCCGCCGGTGACGGGCTCCTCGGCGTCGATCGTGCCGCGGACCTCCGCGCGCCTCAACCTGCGGGTCCCGCCCGGCATGGCCGCCGCCGACGCCCACACAGCGCTGGCCGAACAGCTCCGTGCCGCCGCACCCTGGGGCGTCCACGTGACGGTGGATCTGGAAGCCATCGGTTCCCCCTTCCGGGCGGCAGTCGGCGGGCCGGCATTCGAAGCCCTGGCTGCCGCGATGCTGGAGGCCTACGGACGGCCGATGACTACGTTGGGCCAGGGCGGATCGATCCCGCTCTGCAATGTGTTCGCCGAAACCTATCCGGACGCGGAGATCATCCTGATGGGGGTCGAGGAACCGCTGGCACTCATCCACGCACCAAACGAGAGCGTCGATCCTAACGAGATCCAGGCCATGGCCTTGTCCTTGGCGCTGTTCCTCAAGGGCTACGCCGCCTGA
- the lipB gene encoding lipoyl(octanoyl) transferase LipB, with translation MTLEFSQLGLAPEFVEYTRGWDIQRELHESVLAGTAPSTVLLLEHAAVYTAGKRTEDHERPFDGTPVVPVDRGGKLTWHGPGQLIGYPIIKLKNKAGIRDYVDRLEAVIIAVLADYGIEAVRIKGRAGVWIDQDEKGPARKIAAIGIRVHEGVTMHGFAINCNNELAPYAQIIACGITDAGVTTISQETGRDVAPADLVSRIIEELRNNEEALVATHEGALL, from the coding sequence ATGACTCTTGAGTTCTCCCAGCTGGGTCTCGCCCCGGAATTCGTCGAATATACCCGCGGCTGGGACATCCAGCGCGAACTGCACGAGAGCGTTCTCGCCGGTACTGCCCCCAGCACGGTCCTTTTGCTCGAACACGCTGCCGTCTACACAGCAGGCAAACGCACCGAAGACCACGAACGCCCCTTTGACGGCACTCCCGTGGTCCCGGTGGATCGCGGCGGCAAGCTCACCTGGCACGGTCCCGGACAGCTCATTGGCTACCCCATCATCAAACTCAAGAACAAAGCCGGCATCCGCGACTACGTGGACCGGCTCGAAGCCGTGATCATCGCCGTGCTGGCCGACTACGGCATCGAGGCTGTCCGGATCAAGGGCCGCGCCGGCGTCTGGATCGACCAGGATGAGAAGGGCCCCGCCCGCAAGATCGCCGCGATCGGCATCCGCGTCCACGAGGGCGTCACGATGCACGGCTTCGCCATCAACTGCAACAACGAACTGGCCCCGTACGCCCAGATCATCGCCTGCGGCATTACCGACGCCGGCGTGACCACCATCTCCCAGGAAACGGGCCGGGACGTCGCTCCCGCCGACCTCGTTTCACGGATCATCGAAGAACTGCGCAACAATGAAGAAGCGCTAGTTGCAACCCATGAAGGAGCTCTACTGTGA
- a CDS encoding DUF4191 domain-containing protein, whose translation MATSPDSSNSTPASDAQKRGLFSRKPKAAKVKKPSRLKQIGEVFQMTRQHDPMVPWLMLLAFLGVVAVSFVIGFLLDNWITGLIIGIPLGVLAATLILSRRAERAAFARIENQPGASGAALGTLKRGWIVEEQPVAVNPRTQDAVFRAIGRPGVVLVSEGPSTRVKPLLDAERKRLARILPNVTIHVIETGRGEGQVPISQVAKKMTKLKNELTKLEVSTVSKRISSLGSRLPIPKGIDPYKARPDRKAARGR comes from the coding sequence ATGGCGACTTCCCCTGATTCCAGCAACTCCACACCGGCTTCTGACGCTCAGAAGCGTGGCCTCTTTTCCCGCAAGCCGAAGGCTGCCAAGGTCAAGAAGCCGAGCCGCCTGAAGCAGATTGGCGAGGTCTTCCAGATGACCCGCCAGCACGATCCGATGGTCCCGTGGCTGATGCTGCTGGCTTTCCTCGGCGTCGTCGCCGTCAGCTTCGTCATCGGATTCCTGTTGGACAACTGGATCACCGGCCTCATCATCGGCATCCCGCTGGGCGTCTTGGCGGCAACTCTGATCCTGTCCCGCCGCGCCGAGCGCGCCGCTTTCGCACGGATCGAAAACCAGCCCGGTGCGTCCGGCGCCGCGCTGGGCACGCTCAAGCGCGGCTGGATCGTCGAAGAGCAGCCTGTCGCCGTGAACCCGCGCACGCAGGACGCCGTCTTCCGCGCCATCGGCCGTCCCGGCGTCGTTCTGGTCAGCGAGGGTCCCAGCACGCGCGTCAAGCCGCTGCTCGACGCCGAACGTAAGCGGCTCGCCCGCATCCTTCCTAACGTCACCATCCACGTGATCGAAACAGGCCGCGGTGAGGGCCAGGTTCCGATCAGCCAGGTGGCCAAGAAGATGACCAAGCTGAAGAACGAACTGACCAAGCTCGAGGTCAGCACGGTCTCGAAGCGCATCTCCTCGCTCGGAAGCCGACTGCCCATCCCCAAGGGCATCGACCCCTACAAGGCCCGCCCGGACCGAAAAGCCGCCCGCGGACGCTAG
- the lipA gene encoding lipoyl synthase, producing MTLAPEGRKMLRIEQRNAATPVERKPEWIKAKVQMGPEFVQLKNLVKKEGLHTVCEEAGCPNIFECWEDKEATFLIGGSECTRRCDFCQIDTGKPSPVDVFEPTKVARSVQAMQLRYATVTGVARDDLADEGVWLYAETVRKIHELNPGTGVELLIPDFSGKPEHIEAICDSKPEVFAHNVETVPRIFKRIRPAFRYERSLDVITQGRKLGMVTKSNLILGMGETREEISEALRDLHEAGCDLITITQYLRPSERHLPVDRWVKPQEFVDLQQEADEIGFLGVMSGPLVRSSYRAGRLWATAMRKKGWEIPAQLAHIESSGSTRQEASSLLAAHS from the coding sequence GTGACCCTGGCACCAGAAGGCCGGAAAATGCTGCGCATCGAGCAGCGCAATGCGGCCACCCCGGTGGAACGCAAGCCGGAATGGATCAAGGCCAAGGTCCAGATGGGGCCCGAGTTCGTGCAGCTCAAGAACCTCGTCAAGAAGGAAGGTCTCCACACCGTGTGTGAGGAGGCCGGCTGCCCCAACATCTTCGAATGCTGGGAAGACAAGGAAGCCACCTTCCTGATCGGCGGCTCCGAATGCACACGCCGCTGCGATTTCTGCCAGATCGATACCGGCAAGCCCTCCCCCGTGGACGTTTTTGAACCCACCAAGGTGGCCCGGTCGGTCCAGGCGATGCAGCTCCGCTACGCCACCGTCACCGGCGTGGCCCGCGATGACCTCGCCGACGAGGGCGTCTGGCTCTACGCCGAAACCGTCCGCAAGATCCACGAGCTCAACCCGGGCACCGGCGTCGAGCTCCTGATCCCGGACTTCTCCGGCAAGCCGGAGCACATCGAGGCGATCTGCGATTCCAAGCCCGAGGTGTTCGCCCACAACGTCGAGACCGTCCCACGGATCTTCAAGCGCATCCGCCCCGCCTTCCGCTACGAGCGGTCGCTGGATGTAATCACCCAGGGCCGCAAGCTCGGCATGGTCACGAAGTCCAACCTGATCCTGGGCATGGGCGAGACCCGCGAGGAAATCTCCGAGGCCCTGCGCGACCTGCACGAGGCCGGCTGCGACCTGATCACCATCACCCAGTACCTGCGCCCGTCCGAGCGGCACCTGCCGGTGGATCGCTGGGTCAAGCCGCAGGAGTTCGTTGACCTGCAGCAGGAAGCGGACGAGATCGGTTTCCTCGGCGTCATGTCCGGACCGCTGGTGCGGTCCTCGTACCGCGCCGGACGGTTGTGGGCAACCGCGATGCGGAAGAAGGGCTGGGAAATCCCGGCCCAGCTGGCCCACATCGAAAGCTCCGGCAGCACCCGTCAGGAAGCCAGCTCCCTGCTCGCGGCGCACTCCTGA
- a CDS encoding TIGR01777 family oxidoreductase has protein sequence MRIIVAGASGLLGAAISSTLRSAGHDVGALVRRPPAAPGEFQWNPAEGHIDDAALKGADAVINLSGAGIGDRPWTRARINELRSSRLAATGTLTAAMGRLDTPPAVFLSQSASGYYGSAGPAVLRENAPPGSGVLARICVDWEEAAHEAPAGVRVVTPRTGVVLSRSGGALGRLMPLLRLGVGGPLGNGRQYWPWITLPDVAGAFAFLLGSQLKGPVNVCAPESADVNSLIAQLAGAVHRPAVFRVPAPVLRLVMGQLADELLLASQRMEPAALSGAGFEWQHPSLAQATAWVAEPGPKA, from the coding sequence ATGCGAATCATTGTTGCCGGGGCCTCGGGGCTGCTCGGAGCCGCCATTTCCAGCACCCTGCGCAGTGCAGGACACGACGTCGGCGCACTGGTCAGGCGGCCTCCCGCCGCACCCGGCGAGTTCCAGTGGAATCCCGCGGAGGGCCACATCGACGACGCGGCGCTGAAGGGAGCGGACGCCGTCATCAACCTCTCCGGCGCCGGCATCGGCGACCGGCCGTGGACCCGGGCCCGGATCAACGAACTGCGCAGCTCCCGGCTGGCGGCGACTGGAACCCTGACGGCGGCGATGGGCCGGCTGGACACTCCGCCGGCGGTTTTCCTGAGCCAGTCCGCGTCCGGCTACTACGGCAGCGCCGGTCCCGCGGTGCTCCGCGAAAATGCCCCTCCCGGCAGCGGTGTGCTCGCCCGGATCTGCGTCGACTGGGAGGAGGCTGCGCACGAGGCCCCTGCCGGCGTCCGGGTGGTCACTCCCCGCACCGGTGTCGTGCTGAGCCGTTCAGGGGGCGCATTGGGACGGCTGATGCCGCTGTTGCGCCTCGGTGTGGGCGGACCGCTGGGCAACGGCCGGCAATACTGGCCGTGGATCACGCTGCCCGACGTAGCCGGCGCCTTCGCGTTCCTGCTCGGCAGCCAGCTGAAGGGCCCCGTGAATGTCTGCGCCCCGGAAAGCGCGGACGTGAACTCGCTGATCGCGCAGCTGGCCGGCGCCGTGCACCGCCCGGCCGTGTTCCGCGTCCCCGCGCCCGTGCTGCGCCTGGTGATGGGCCAGCTCGCCGATGAACTGCTGCTCGCCAGCCAGCGGATGGAGCCGGCTGCGCTGAGCGGGGCCGGCTTCGAATGGCAGCACCCGTCCCTCGCGCAGGCCACCGCGTGGGTGGCGGAACCAGGTCCCAAGGCCTGA